One stretch of Oncorhynchus tshawytscha isolate Ot180627B linkage group LG19, Otsh_v2.0, whole genome shotgun sequence DNA includes these proteins:
- the LOC121840111 gene encoding MAGE-like protein 2, protein MFTQRLYSVRISEELQISEELQIPEELQISEELQIPEELQIPEELQISEELQISEELQISEELQIPEELQISEELQISEELQIPEELQISEELQISEELQISEELQISEELQIPEELQISEELQIPEELQISEELQIPEELQISEELQIPEELQISEELQIPEELQIPEELQISEELQIPEELQIPEELQISEELQISEELQIPEELQISEELQISEELQISEELQIPEELQIPEELQITQYKCKCKIEPT, encoded by the exons ATGTTCACTCAAAGGCTCTATTCTGTCCGGATCTCTGAAGAGTTACAGATCTCTGAAGAGTTACAGATCCCTGAAGAGTTACAGATCTCTGAAGAGTTACAGATCCCTGAAGAGTTACAGATCCCTGAAGAGTTACAGATCTCTGAAGAGTTACAGATCTCTGAAGAGTTACAGATCTCTGAAGAGTTACAGATCCCTGAAGAGTTACAGATCTCTGAAGAGTTACAGATCTCTGAAGAGTTACAGATCCCTGAAGAGTTACAGATCTCTGAAGAGTTACAGATCTCTGAAGAGTTACAGATCTCTGAAGAGTTACAGATCTCTGAAGAGTTACAGATCCCTGAAGAGTTACAGATCTCTGAAGAGTTACAG ATCCCTGAAGAGTTACAGATCTCTGAAGAGTTACAGATCCCTGAAGAGTTACAGATCTCTGAAGAGTTACAGATCCCTGAAGAGTTACAGATCTCTGAAGAGTTACAGATCCCTGAAGAGTTACAGATCCCTGAAGAGTTACAGATCTCTGAAGAGTTACAGATCCCTGAAGAGTTACAGATCCCTGAAGAGTTACAGATCTCTGAAGAGTTACAGATCTCTGAAGAGTTACAGATCCCTGAAGAGTTACAGATCTCTGAAGAGTTACAGATCTCTGAAGAGTTACAGATCTCTGAAGAGTTACAGATCCCTGAAGAGTTACAGATCCCTGAAGAGTTACAGATTACGCaatataaatgtaaatgtaagatTGAGCCGACAtaa